A portion of the Stigmatella aurantiaca DW4/3-1 genome contains these proteins:
- a CDS encoding RNA polymerase sigma factor has product MKGTAILDEPSRPGKALAAPEFDALLAAEQGALLRLARRLVWDGEEARDVVQAALADAYEKRHALKDAKAGPAWLRRIVVSRAVSHLRRRRVWRTIREALDWGAELEPSPEEHFTGAERWRALGRSVRALPAQQATAFSLRYLEGLKLDAIAEAMGIGRGTVRIHLYRALKKLKAVEALEGDTP; this is encoded by the coding sequence GTGAAGGGAACCGCCATCCTGGATGAGCCCAGCCGTCCGGGAAAGGCCTTGGCCGCGCCGGAATTCGATGCGCTCCTGGCGGCGGAGCAAGGCGCGCTGCTGCGGCTCGCGCGGCGGCTGGTGTGGGATGGCGAGGAGGCGCGCGACGTGGTGCAGGCGGCGCTGGCGGATGCCTACGAGAAGCGCCACGCGCTGAAGGACGCGAAGGCAGGACCCGCTTGGCTGCGGCGCATCGTGGTGTCCCGGGCCGTGAGCCACCTGCGGCGGCGGCGTGTCTGGCGGACGATTCGCGAAGCGTTGGACTGGGGAGCAGAGCTGGAACCCTCGCCGGAGGAGCACTTCACGGGGGCTGAGCGCTGGAGGGCCCTGGGGCGCTCCGTGCGGGCGCTCCCCGCGCAGCAGGCCACCGCCTTCAGCCTTCGCTACCTGGAGGGGTTGAAGCTGGATGCCATCGCCGAGGCCATGGGCATCGGCCGGGGCACCGTCCGCATTCACCTGTACCGAGCCCTCAAGAAGCTCAAGGCCGTGGAGGCCCTCGAAGGAGACACGCCATGA